In a single window of the Ictidomys tridecemlineatus isolate mIctTri1 unplaced genomic scaffold, mIctTri1.hap1 Scaffold_348, whole genome shotgun sequence genome:
- the LOC144373282 gene encoding axin interactor, dorsalization-associated protein-like has protein sequence MTLLTIRIEKIGLKDAGQCIDPYITVSVKDLNGIDLTPVQDTPVASRKEDTYVHFNVDIELQKHIEKLTKGAAIFFEFKHYKLTKRFTSTKCFAFMEMDEIKPGPTVIEL, from the exons atgacattactcactatcaggattgagaaaattggtctgaaagacgctggacagtgcatcgatccctatattacagttagtgtaaagg atctgaatggcatagatttaactcctgtgcaagatactcctgtggcttcaagaaaagaagatacatatgttcattttaatgtggacattgagctccagaagcatattgaaaaattaaccaaag gtgcagctatcttctttgaattcaaacactacaagctTACAAAAAGGTTTACGAGCaccaaatgttttgctttcatggagatggatgagattaaacctgggccaactgtaatagaactgtaa